Proteins encoded by one window of Juglans regia cultivar Chandler chromosome 15, Walnut 2.0, whole genome shotgun sequence:
- the LOC118343681 gene encoding uncharacterized protein LOC118343681, with product MANNDGCSDLNSGYIDFEPYCKWRRGEKIKQENSKDGKIKRELGDILEIHLQGFKREQLKAYIDGNTLKLTGEMEPDEYTLIRRFSKEIDISKDYQTDNIKLSFNLGVLSLTMLKKVPLWRQALKQLGPEGFLCTMEMEMQEKLVKITAAVFLGMTVGYLSC from the exons ATGGCAAACAATGATGGATGTAGCGACCTAAACAGCGGTTACATTGATTTTGAGCCTTATTGCAAATGGCGAAGAGGCGAGAAGATCAAACAAGAAAACTCAAAAGACGGGAAGATCAAACGAGAGTTAGGAGACATTCTTGAGATCCATCTCCAAG GATTCAAAAGGGAACAACTGAAGGCTTACATTGATGGGAATACCTTGAAACTCACCGGAGAAATGGAACCGGATGAGTATACATTGATCAGAAGATTTTCTAAAGAAATCGATATTTCCAAGGATTATCAGACAGACAacataaaattaagttttaatcttggtgttctttccTTGACAATGCTTAAGAAAGTTCCTTTGTGGAGGCAGGCATTGAAACAGCTTGGCCCAGAGGGTTTCCTTTGCACGATGGAAATGGAAATGCAGGAGAAGTTGGTGAAAATCACAGCAGCAGTCTTTCTTGGGATGACTGTTGGGTATCTTTCTTGTTAA
- the LOC108990395 gene encoding inactive protein RESTRICTED TEV MOVEMENT 2 gives MANNDRGSNLNRCYIDFEPYCKWRRNEKIKRDNSRDGKIKQDLGDILEVHLQGFKRKELKASVHGKTLKLTGETEQDENTWRRFSKEVDISKGYQTDKIKAKFSGGVLSLTMPKKVPLLRQALEQLGQEGFLWKMEMSMKKLVTIAALAVFLGMAVAYLASISSSRQRV, from the exons ATGGCCAACAACGACAGAGGTAGCAACCTAAATCGTTGTTACATTGATTTTGAACCTTATTGCAAGTGGCGAAGAAACGAGAAGATCAAACGAGATAATTCAAGAGACGGGAAGATCAAACAAGATTTAGGAGACATTCTTGAAGTCCATCTCCAAG GATTCAAAAGGAAAGAACTGAAGGCTTCAGTTCATGGGAAAACCTTGAAACTCACCGGAGAAACCGAACAGGATGAGAATACATGGAGAAGATTTTCTAAAGAAGTCGATATTTCCAAGGGTTATCAGACAGACAAGATAAAAGCAAAGTTTTCTGGTGGTGTTCTTTCCTTGACAATGCCTAAGAAAGTTCCTTTGTTGAGGCAGGCATTGGAACAGCTTGGCCAAGAGGGTTTCCTTTGGAAGATGGAAATGAGCATGAAGAAGTTGGTGACAATAGCAGCATTAGCAGTTTTTCTTGGAATGGCTGTTGCTTATCTTGCATCCATCTCTTCTTCTCGCCAACGTGTTTAA
- the LOC118344718 gene encoding uncharacterized protein LOC118344718 produces the protein MWRSVVEVIPDRLKKTWERQNIRGVVLLSLLLQTILILGAPFRKRTGKKWVILLIWLSYLFADWAASFAVGLISNSQNSKPGENSDLLAFWAPFLLLHLGGPDTITAFALEDNELWLRHFLSLVFQVVATVYVFLQTLPDNNLWLATLLMFFAGIIKYAERTRSLYLASLGRFRESMLKEPDPGPNYAKLMEEYSSKKDAGLPTEIDLTAEPDKESKVAFFTVKEDRLNDFEVVEYAYHFFKIFKGLIVDLIFSFRERNESRAFFQARTSEDALRVIEVELNFIYEVLYTKVVVVHDVKGYFFRVLSSTSIWVALGLFISLDKPRLRKFDIGVTYTLLIGALCLELLALYMLIFSDWTIASLKKTRNFPIVGTIFKIYLKIKSSRWAECKEGSDTIFSKLATPIILRRWSESVSGFNLITYCLKERPKTFHEVKVESWFGITKWIGYLKIIWEYCWKKVVDHLGAKDFLDELKYVASKPFKKNLWQFIFSELLQKSKDADDAESTRRICSARGAYVLEEYGKVDIDKKLIAEYIENVNFDESLLLWHIATELCYEKEVNKGDHPAKQGGIIHSVRRWIHWLWHNAKEISCCVKKVGDDAAKGSKTDGSVKMDGNANDSAGTATSTADDLTTADDHREFSKLLSDYMLYLLVMQPTMMSAVAGIGEIRFRDTCAEAEKFFSRRGLRPTQEYSACENLLDVNTDVKPIHVKGDRSKSVLFDACMLSKELQKLGEKEKWVIMSKVWVEMLSYASSHCRPFTHAQQVSKGGQLITLVWLLMAHFGLGEQFQINEGHARAKLIVGK, from the coding sequence ATGTGGAGATCAGTGGTGGAGGTCATTCCGGATAGGCTCAAGAAGACATGGGAGAGGCAGAATATCAGGGGAGTTGTTCTTTTAAGCCTTTTACTGCAAACCATTTTGATTTTGGGTGCTCCGTTTAGAAAACGAACAGGAAAAAAGTGGGTCATCCTGCTCATCTGGTTATCTTACTTGTTTGCCGACTGGGCTGCCAGCTTTGCTGTCGGACTCATCTCCAACAGTCAAAACTCCAAGCCTGGTGAGAACAGTGACCTTCTTGCATTTTGGGCACCGTTCTTGCTGTTACATCTTGGTGGCCCGGACACCATAACTGCTTTTGCCCTTGAGGATAATGAGCTCTGGCTTAGGCACTTCCTTAGCCTAGTATTTCAGGTTGTCGCCACGGTTTATGTCTTCCTGCAAACACTTCCCGACAACAACCTATGGCTCGCGACTCTCCTCATGTTCTTCGCAGGCATAATCAAGTATGCTGAACGGACCCGTTCTCTGTATCTTGCAAGCTTGGGTAGGTTCCGAGAATCTATGCTTAAGGAACCAGATCCTGGGCCCAACTACGCGAAGCTCATGGAGGAATACTCTTCAAAGAAAGACGCCGGACTTCCTACAGAGATAGACTTGACAGCAGAGCCTGATAAAGAATCAAAGGTTGCCTTTTTTACTGTGAAAGAGGACAGGCTAAATGATTTTGAAGTTGTGGAATATGCTTACCATTTCTTCAAAATCTTTAAGGGACTCATTGTTGATCTCATCTTTAGCTTCCGTGAGCGCAATGAGAGCCGAGCATTTTTCCAGGCTAGAACTTCAGAAGATGCGCTTAGAGTGATAGAGGTTGAACTCAACTTCATCTATGAAGTTCTTTATACGAAGGTGGTTGTGGTGCATGATGTAAAAGGATACTTCTTCCGTGTTCTATCCTCTACTTCAATTTGGGTGGCCCTAGGGCTCTTTATTTCATTAGACAAGCCTCGCCTCAGGAAGTTTGATATTGGAGTTACCTACACACTGTTGATCGGTGCCTTGTGCTTGGAGTTACTGGCTCTATACATGCTTATTTTCTCGGATTGGACTATAGCTTCTCTCAAGAAGACCAGGAATTTTCCAATTGTTGGGACCATCTTCAAAATATATCTCAAAATTAAGAGTTCAAGGTGGGCTGAATGCAAGGAAGGTTCTGATACTATATTTTCAAAGCTGGCCACACCAATTATACTTCGTAGGTGGTCTGAATCCGTGTCAGGATTCAACTTGATAACATATTGCCTCAAGGAACGTCCAAAAACGTTCCATGAAGTCAAAGTTGAGTCCTGGTTTGGCATTACTAAGTGGATtggttatttgaaaattatatggGAATATTGCTGGAAAAAAGTCGTTGATCATTTAGGTGCTAAGGATTTTCTCGATGAGTTGAAATATGTTGCGAGCAAGCCCTTCAAAAAAAACCTATGGCAATTTATCTTTTCGGAGCTGCTCCAGAAATCTAAAGATGCAGATGATGCAGAAAGTACAAGGAGAATATGTTCAGCTAGAGGTGCTTATGTTCTTGAAGAATATGGAAAGGTGGacatagataaaaaattaatagcaGAGTACATTGAAAACGTTAATTTTGATGAGAGCCTTCTGCTTTGGCATATTGCTACTGAACTTTGCTATGAAAAAGAAGTAAACAAAGGTGATCATCCAGCAAAACAAGGAGGCATAATTCATTCAGTGAGAAGATGGATCCATTGGCTTTGGCACAATGCTAAAGAAATCTCATGTTGTGTGAAAAAAGTAGGTGATGATGCAGCAAAAGGAAGCAAAACTGATGGTTCAGTGAAAATGGATGGCAATGCTAATGATTCAGCAGGAACAGCAACCAGTACTGCTGATGATTTAACAACAGCTGATGATCATCGTGAATTCAGCAAGCTCCTTTCAGATTATATGCTATATCTTCTAGTGATGCAACCTACTATGATGTCTGCTGTGGCAGGTATTGGGGAAATAAGATTTCGTGATACATGTGCTGAGGCAGAAAAATTCTTTAGCAGAAGGGGACTAAGACCAACCCAGGAATATAGTGCTTGTGAAAACCTCCTCGATGTGAATACAGATGTTAAACCTATTCATGTGAAGGGTGATAGAAGCAAATCTGTTCTGTTTGATGCATGTATGCTGTCCAAAGAACTGCAAAAATTGGGGGAAAAGGAGAAATGGGTGATAATGAGTAAAGTTTGGGTGGAAATGTTGTCATATGCATCAAGTCATTGCAGACCATTCACGCATGCTCAGCAAGTTAGTAAAGGTGGACAGCTTATTACCCTAGTTTGGTTACTGATGGCTCATTTTGGGCTTGGAGAACAGTTCCAAATCAATGAGGGTCATGCTAGGGCAAAGTTGATTGTGGGTAAGTAG